In one window of Niallia sp. Man26 DNA:
- a CDS encoding cupin domain-containing protein, whose amino-acid sequence MENEQLNYSIIFPRGEKVTANFSGDAYLQMVFTDPSPLNTSIGNVTFAPGARNNWHSHKVGQVLLVTGGEGWYQEEGKTAQLLKAGDVVNIPANTKHWHGATKDSWFVHLALTPGETEWLEPVSDSTYNSL is encoded by the coding sequence ATGGAAAACGAACAGTTGAATTACAGCATCATTTTTCCACGAGGAGAAAAAGTAACAGCAAATTTTAGCGGGGATGCCTATTTACAGATGGTTTTCACAGACCCAAGTCCCCTTAATACTTCCATCGGTAATGTTACATTTGCTCCAGGTGCGCGCAATAACTGGCATTCACATAAAGTCGGGCAAGTATTGTTAGTTACTGGCGGCGAAGGCTGGTACCAAGAAGAAGGGAAAACGGCTCAGCTTCTTAAAGCTGGAGACGTAGTCAATATACCAGCTAATACAAAACATTGGCATGGGGCAACCAAGGACAGCTGGTTTGTCCATCTTGCTTTGACACCGGGAGAAACAGAGTGGCTGGAGCCTGTAAGTGATAGCACGTATAATTCTTTATAA
- a CDS encoding carboxymuconolactone decarboxylase family protein: MAEKQTAGRDLLGDFAPKFAELNDDVLFGEVWSREKELSPRDRSMITVSALLAGGNFEQLTPHLHKAKANGITKEEIAEIITHLAFYAGWPKAWSAFNIAKSIYESEEGR, encoded by the coding sequence ATGGCGGAAAAACAAACAGCTGGACGAGATTTATTAGGAGATTTTGCTCCAAAATTTGCTGAGTTAAATGATGATGTGCTATTCGGAGAGGTTTGGTCAAGAGAAAAAGAGCTCTCACCCCGGGACCGCAGCATGATAACAGTTTCCGCATTATTAGCAGGCGGCAACTTTGAACAGTTAACACCCCATTTGCATAAGGCAAAGGCTAATGGAATAACAAAGGAAGAAATCGCCGAAATAATTACACATCTTGCATTTTATGCTGGTTGGCCAAAAGCCTGGTCAGCATTCAACATCGCGAAATCAATCTACGAATCAGAAGAAGGCAGGTAA
- a CDS encoding MerR family transcriptional regulator — MTYSIGEFAKIIGVTSSMLRYYEKEGLLTPGRDENNLREYTEQDIGWVQFLLHLKSSGMSITELKQYTNWRAIGESTILERKDLLEKRKSLLAKQIQELQESMNILTSKIEFYQDQLDGNKYDFVLYHHEKSK, encoded by the coding sequence TTGACTTATTCTATTGGAGAGTTTGCTAAGATTATCGGTGTAACATCAAGCATGCTCAGATACTACGAAAAAGAAGGGCTATTAACTCCCGGACGAGATGAAAATAATCTGCGGGAATATACAGAACAGGATATTGGCTGGGTTCAATTCTTGCTGCATTTAAAGAGTTCCGGCATGTCGATTACAGAGCTGAAACAATATACAAATTGGCGTGCAATAGGCGAATCGACTATTTTAGAAAGAAAAGATCTTCTCGAAAAACGGAAAAGTCTTCTAGCAAAGCAAATACAAGAGCTGCAGGAAAGTATGAATATCTTAACCAGTAAAATTGAATTTTATCAAGATCAGCTAGACGGTAACAAATACGATTTTGTTCTTTATCATCATGAAAAGTCAAAATAA